The window GATCCTCGGCGAAGCCGTCGCCACGGCGGGGGACCGGTACGCCGCCGGTCGCGCCACCGGCACTGCACACGTCGTCATGGTGATGGGCATCCTCACCGCCGCCGTCGGCTTCGAGATCGTACTGAAACACACGGCCGGCAAGCCCGAGCCGGTGTGGCTCGTCGCTATCCTCGGCGGTCCAGCACTGTTCCTCTACGGCCGCATCCGTCTGGAACGCGTCGTGTTCGACCGGCTTTCCCTCCGCCGCGTCGTCGCCATCGCCGCCCTGGCGGTCGCCGCCGTCCCCCTGTATTTCGCCCCGCCGCTGGCCGCTACGGTCGTGGCCGCGCTCGTACTGCTCGCCGTCGCCCTCGCCGACGCCCGCCACGCCGCCGGCCGTCCCGCCGAGGCCCCCTCCCCGGCACACTAGGTAACCCGGTCGGCCGGGGAGCTGCACTGCGACTGTCAAGGGCTTCCCTGATAGCCGTGTGCCGGGGCGTGACCGGCCGCCAGGCCGCACGCGCGCCCCGGTGCGATACGGCGGCGGGCCGCTTGCGCCCCGCCCTTGACGAAAGCGTCGCCAGATCGTCTGTCGTCCTTTACTTCGGGGTCCTTAAGAGCATTTTGAACGCCGCTGCTGTCGACAAGGTCCTTTCCGATAACCCATGTGACGGCGTGAAGCTTTCGCAGATCCTAGGGGGCATTTCATGTACGCCGAAATGGGCGCCCACCGAGGATCAGGTTCTTAGGCTCTCCGAGGTTGTGCCCCGACGATTTCGCGCGGCTGTTTGGCTTGGAGCCGGCGAAGGCTTGCGCATCGGTGAGGTTCTGGGAATGGAAGCCGGCGCACGATGCAAGGACAGCCAGCCGATCGGCCCTGCTGGTCGAGATGGGATCTGAGTTGTGCCCAAGTTATGCCGCATGATCTTCTCTTGGCGTTCTTGCAGATCAACGCCTACTTGCACTAGTAGATCCCGGATTGCACGCACTAATGCCGGAAGCCGGCCAGGCATCACCCAGAAACGGGCGGATCCGCCCCTGAGCAGGGGCGGACCCCTCCGGCGCCGCTCGCCGTCCGGCACCCGCCACCGATTCCGACGCGCCGCATTCCAGGCCCCGATGATCATGTTTACGCATTGAAGCCGATAAACGCAATCACGACGACCCGATCAATACCGCGCCGGCGGGTGCGACCCCCTGCGCGCATCATCGGCCGCGCTCGGCGTCGATCGGCCCGCCGGGTCCGTCAGAGCCGGGCCAGGGAGGAGAGCAGTGCCGCGGTCTCCCCGGGGCGGACGAGCACCGCGGCGTGGCTGACGTCGAGGGACCACACGTCGAACGGGTTGTCGGGGGTGAGCGCGTCGGCGTCGGCGATGAACCGGTCCTGGAGCGCGATCGGCATCGACCGGTCGGCGGTGAGCCGCAGGTAGGTGCGGGGGACGCGGCCCCAGGTCCCGGGGTCGGCCCGCTCCTCGCCGGCGTCCAGGCTCTCGTCCGGCTCCAGGGTGTTCAGGTAGCCGTGGAACTCGTCGTCGGTGCCGTCGGCCAGGATCGCCTCCCGGAGGGTGGCGAGCAGTGCGGGGTCGGCGGTGCGCCAGTTGAACCGCAGCGCGCCGAGTTCCATCGGGTTCGCGGCGAGCAGGCCGCCGACGCCGTTCAGGGCGCTCGACGCGTTCTCCGCCGAGGCCTGGTAGCCGGCCGGGGTGTCGGCGGCGCAGCACCACGCCGAGATGTAGACCAGCCGGTCCAGCAGCTCCGGGGCGGCGTTGGCGACCCCGGTCAGGGTGAGCCCGCCCCGGCTGTGCCCGACCAGGATGACCGGTCCGTGCTCGCGTACCCGCCGCACGACGTCCAGGACGTGGGCCACGTTGTCGGCGTGGCCGACGCCGGCCATCGCGCTCGGCGCGGTCGCCAGGGCGGCGAGGTCCTGCGGGGCCTGGTACGCCGCCGGGAACGTCGCGCCGAAGCCGTGCCCGGGCAGGTCGACGGCCAGCGAGCGGTGCCCCCGCAGGGCCAGCTCCCGCTGCATGGGCGCCCAGGTGAACGAGTTGCTGCCGGCGCCGGGCACGAAGACGAAGGTGGAAGCTGTCATTTGATCATGATAGTTGCGCCGTCACCTCGCGTTCCCGGGGCGGGACCTGACCGGTGCGACCGCGCCCGGGCGGCACGCTCCACCGGGGGCCGGGTCACGACGCGGAGGGTCGGGGGGTTCGGGCCCCCCCGGGTGCGGTACGAAGACAGCGTGACCGCTGCCAGCCTGACGCCGCCCGCCCTGCCCGCCGTCGAGGCGCCGGACCCGGCCCCGTCGCCGACCTGCCTGGACGACGCCCTCTGCAAGAGCGTCTACGACATGACCGGCTCGGTGTGGTTCGCCGAGGGCAGCTACTGGATCCTGCTCAAGCCGCTGCGGATCGTGATGATCCTGCTGCTGGCGGTCGCCGCCCGGTGGCTGGTGCACCGCACGATCCGCCGGCTGGTGCGCACCACCACCGACGCGGGCGTGCCGACCATGCTGCGTCCGCTGCGCGAGCGGATCCCCACCGCCGCCGTCGAGCCCGGCGAGTTCGTTCCGGAGCGGCGCCGGCAGCGGGCCGAGGCGATCGGTTCGGTGCTGCGCAGCCTGAGCACCGCGTTCATCTTCGGCATCGCGCTGCTGATGATCCTCAAGGAGTTCAGCTTCGACCTGGCCCCGCTGCTGGCCAGCGCCGGCATCGCGGGCGTGGCCCTCGGCTTCGGCGCGCAGAGCCTGGTCAAGGACCTGATCGCCGGCCTGTTCATGCTGATCGAGGACCAGTACGGCGTCGGAGACACCGTGGACCTCGGCGAGGCGACAGGCGTGGTGGAGTCGGTCGGGCTGCGGGTCACCACCGTCCGCGACGGGCGGGGCGTGCTCTGGTACATCCGCAACGGCGAGATCGTCCGGGTGGGCAACAAGAGCCAGGGATGGGCCCTGGTGGTGGTCGACCTGCCGATCGGCTTCGCCGGCACGGAGGAGGCCACTGCCGTGCTGCGTACCGCCGCCGCCTCGGTGGCGATCGACCCCGACCTGGCGCCGGAGATCGTCGAGGCGCCGGAGGTGCTGGGCGTCGAGCAGATGACGGTCGACGGCGCGGTGATCCGTACGGTGGTCAAGACGACCGCGGACGGGCAGTTCGCCGTCGGCCGGGAGCTGCGTCGCCGGCTCGCCGAGGCGCTGGAGAACTCCGGCATCACCGCGAAGATCGCCGCCGCCCGGTTCTACCCCGGCATGCCGGTCTCCACCCCCCGCGAGACCGGGCAGGGCGGCGCCACCTGAGGCGTCCAGAACGCCGGGCGGCGGGGGTCGCGAGCCGGGTGGCCCCTCGGGTATCGTCCGTTCGTTCAGTCGGAGATGCGACGATCAACCCCTTCGCCCTAGCCACTCGTCGGACGATCGGGCAAAATCCGGTGCAACGCGCTCCCCCGGAGCGTGATCACGTCCTCGCTGATCCGTAGATCTGACGACGGTTCCCGGGCCGTCCATCACGAGTGGCCCGCTCAGGGGAACGATGGAGGCGACGGTGCCTGACGAGCGACCATCCCCGGAAGGGCCGGCAACCTTCCGCGAGGTGTTCGCCAATCGCGAATACGGCGCCGTCTTCACGGCCAGCGCGCTCTCCTGGATCGGCGACTACATCGCCAAGGCCGCGGTCACCCTGCTGGTCTACGAGGAGACCCGGTCCGTCGCGCTCTCGGCCGCCGCCTTCGCGGTGAGCTACCTGCCCTGGCTGGTCGGCGGCCCCCTGCTCGCCACGCTCGCGGAGCGGCACCGCTACCGGCAGGTCATGGTGATCTGCGACCTCGTCCGGATGGTGCTGATGGTGTGCATCGCCATCCCCGGCGTGCCCGTCCCGATGATCCTGGCCCTGCTCTTCGCCACCACGCTGGCCAACCCACCGAGCCAGGCCGCCAAGTCGGCGCTGATTCCCCTGGTCCTCACCGGGGACCGCCTGGTGGTCGGGCTCTCGATGATCAGCAGCGTCGGCCAGGCCGCCCAGGTCGTCGGCTACCTGGCGGGCGCGGCCATCGCCGCCTTCAACCCCACCACCGCGCTCCTGGTGAACGCGGCGACCTTCGCCCTGTCGGCCGCGCTGGTCCGCTTCGGCGTGGCCGACCGACCGACGGCGATGACCGCCGCGCACCGCAGCCACCTGCTGCGGGAGACCGCGCAGGGCTTCCAGATCGTGTTCGGCACCCCGGTGCTGCGGGCCATCGCCGTGCTGGTCTTCGCCGCCATGCTCTTCTCCGTGGTGCCGGAGGGCCTCGCCGCCGCCTGGGCGAGCGAGCACGCCGGCCAACTGGACGCCGGCGCCGCGCAGGCGATCATCATGGCGGCGAACCCCGTCGGCTTCATCCTCGGCGGCCTCGTCGTCAGCCGGGCGTTCGGGCCGGACCGCCGGCTGAGCCTGATGCGGCCGTTGGCGGTGCTCTCCCCGCTGGCCCTGGTGCCCGCCCTGCTCGACCCTCCGCCCCTGGTGGTGGCGCTGCTCGCCGCGGCCTGCGGGTTCGCCGTCGCCGGCATGCTGCCGGTGGCCAACGGGCTCTTCGTCCGGGCGCTGCCCGACGGCTTCCGGGCCCGCGCCTTCGGCGTGATGGCGACCGGCGTCCAGGTCATCCAGGGCATGGCCGTCCTGGTCACCGGGTTGCTGGCCGAGCGATACTCCATCCCGCTCGTGGTCGGGGTGTGGAGCGCCGTCGGGGTGCTGCTGATGACGCTCGCCGCCCTGCGCTGGCCGAGCCGGTCGACGATCGACGCGGCGATCGAGGCGGCCCAGCAGGGGGGCGGAGCGGCCCCCCGGCAGGCAGCCGGCCCCGCCTCCCCGGCGGGCGCGCAGGGGCGGCCCGTGGAGGAGCGGTCCGGCGGGCCGGCGGGCCGCTGGGCGGTCGCCCCGGCGAGGCGGGACGGCGGCAGCACGCGGTGACCCGACCCACAGCCGGCACCCCCCGCTCGCCCGACGTGGCACCTGGCAGGATGGAACGGTGAATGCCGCAGGTGAGTCCGACCGTCCCGGTGCGTCGATGACCCTCTTCGAAGCGGTCGGCGGCGAGCCCACTTTCCGCAAGCTGGTGGACGAGTTCTACGCCGGGGTCGCCGACGACCCGCTGCTGCGCCCCATGTATCCGGAGGAGGACCTGGGCCCGGCCGCGGACCGGTTGACCCTGTTCCTCATGCAGTACTGGGGCGGCCCCAACACGTACTCGGCGCAACGGGGGCACCCGCGACTGCGGATGCGCCACGCGCCGTACCGGATCGGCGCCGCCGAGCGGGACGCGTGGCTGCTCCACATGCGCCGCGCCGTGGACCGGCTCGACCTGCCGCCGGAGATCGCCACCGCGCTGTGGGACTACCTGGAGCGGGCCGCCTACTTCATGGTGAACGCGATGGAGGACCCGGCGGGGCCGGCCTGACCGGGCTGCCCCTCGGGTGCCCGGCAGGTGCCGGGCGGCCCGTCGGCGTTCGCCCGGGCACCGGATCGCCCGGCGGGCGTCCGGCGCCTCAGAGCAGAGCGCCCTCGTCGTGCAGCCAGTCCACGAAGCTGGTGGCGACCGCCGCGCCGCAGTCGAGCATCTCGACCAGCAGCGCGTCGTGCGCCCCGGCACCGAACGGCACCTGCAACTCCGCGTAGATCGGCAACTGGCCGCGCTCGGTCGGGTCGCCGATGTAGGCCTTGCAGAAGCGGCGGGTGTGGTTCCACTCGTTGACCACGCGGTAGGCGCGGTCGGCCCAGTCCGGCGGCACCGTCGCGTGTGGACGGGCCCGCATCACCAGGATCTCGTCCTCCGGACCCTCCAGTGTGACCAGCACGGCGTGCCGCTCCCACATGGCCAGCAGGTTGCCGTCGCCGTCGGCCAGGTAGCGCACGTCGAGCCTGTCGAGTGCGTCGCAGACGCGGCGTAGGGTGACCGGCTCGACCGTGGCGGGCATGTCCGCGATCACGGCTCGCTCCGTCGGCGGGCAGTCGTCTCCCGGCTGACGGGGGGTCGGTGGTCCGACCCGGACGGTGCTCTCCACTGTGACCCCGCTCCGCCTTTCCGGGTCGCCGCCGCCGTTGGCGGGACCGGGGCGCCATGACCACCACGGCATCGCTCGCGCACCTCACTCCCCAGCGGATCCACTCGCCTACGGTGCGTTGGATCCGAGGATGGACGGTACCCGGACAGCCGGGTTGAAGCACCCCCCCAACGGCAGCCCCAGGACAGAAGAATGACCGAGGGTCAGCCGAACGGATGAATTCAGAGGGGCCGCACGGCAAGTTCGGTGGCCTTCTGCGACCATATCGCTCCGTACGGTCCCACCAGGCCGACCCATCGGCCAACCGTGCGCACCTGGACGTCGCCCCCGCCGACCGTCCCGGCCACCCCCTCGGCGGGTCCCAGGAAGCCCATCCGGACCACCCCCTGGACCATCCGCTGGGTCACCTCGACCGGCTCGCCGGGCGGGTCCTCCGGGGTGACCACCACGGGCACGTGGTCGAGCAGCGCGTCCCGCAGCGCCCGCTGCCCCACCGCACGCCCGCCGACGCCGTGGGTGCTGGCGTCGCGCAGGGCTCCCGCCGCCGCCGCCGCGATCCGCCGCAGCTCCACGCCCGGCAGCGTCTCCACCCGGCGGCTCGCCGCGGGCGGCAGCGGCCACCGCCACCGCTCGTCCCGCCGCGTCGGCAGGGCCGCGCCGCCCGCCGCCAGCTCGGCCAGCAACTCGCGGGCCGGGACCGTGGCGTCGCCGGGGCCGTCGCCGGCCACCGTGCGGACGACCAGCACGCCCCACGGCAGACGCCCCCAGAGGGCCGTACGGCCCGTCGCGCCGGCCGACCTGAGCCGGACCGGCGCGTCGCCGTCCAGCCGGACGAGACGGGCCAGGAAGGCCCCCGCGTCGGCCGCGTCGGCGATCCCGTGCCCACCGGCGACCGTCCCGCCGCCACCGACCCCCGCCGGGGCGACCGGCCCGCCGGCCGCCGTCACGCCACCCCGCCCTGCGGCGCGTACGTGAGCAGGAACGTGCGCTCCTCCGGGGTGATCCGCCGGGGCCGCTGCCGGGTCAGGTCGAACGGCACCAGCACCGAACGGGCCCGGCTGGCCAGCACCTCGCCGTCGAAGAGCTCGTAGGCGACGGTGAAGGACGCGCCCCGGATCTCCTCCACCCACAGCTCGATGCGCACGGTGGGGGCGGCCTCGGCGGTGGCCCGGCCGAGGGCGTACTCGACCGGGCGCAGGTAGTCGATCTCGTGCCGACTGATCACGACGCCGTCGGCGAACGAGCCCACCCCCCACGCCCGGCCGCCGGCGAACATCAACGCCACCCGCGCCTCCTCGTAGAGGGTGAGGAAGCGCGAGTTGTTGATGTGGCCGTACGCGTCCAGGTCGGACCACCGCAGGGTGCAGTGGTAGACGAAGCGGTCGCTCATGATCGGCTGCGGTCCGCGCTCTTAGTCACGGGTCAGCTTGCGGTAGGTCACCCGGTGCGGGCGGGCCGCCTCCGCGCCGAGCCGGTCGATCTTGTTCTTCTCGTACGCCTCGAAGTTGCCCTCGAACCAGAACCAGCGGGACGGGTCCTCGTCGTCGCCCTCCCAGGCCAGGATGTGCGTGGAGACCCGGTCGAGGAACATCCGGTCGTGGGAGATGACCACGGCGCAGCCGGGGAACTCCAGCAGCGCGTTCTCCAGGCTGGAGAGGGTCTCGACGTCCAGGTCGTTGGTCGGCTCGTCGAGCAGGATCACGTTGCCGCCGATCTTCAGCGTCAGCGCCAGGTTGAGCCGGTTGCGCTCGCCGCCGGAGAGCACCTTGGTCGGCTTCTGCTGGTCCGGCCCCTTGAATCCGAACGCCGCGATGTACGCCCGCGACGGCATCTCGACCTTGCCCACCATGAGGTAGTCCAGGCCGTCGGAGACGACCTCCCAGACGCTCTTGTCGCCGTCGAGGCCCTGCCGGTTCTGGTCGACGTACGACAGCGAGACGGTGGGGCCGACCCGAACCTCGCCGCCGGTCGGCTGCTCCAGCCCGACGATGGTCTTGAACAGCGTGGTCTTGCCGACGCCGTTGGGGCCGATGATGCCGACGATGCCGTTGCGCGGCAGCGAGAACGACAGGTTGTCGATCAACAGCCGGTCGCCGAAGCCCTTGCTGAGGTTCTGCGCCTCGATCACCGTGTTGCCCAGGCGCGGGCCCGGCGGGATCTGGATCTCCTCGAAGTCGAGCTTGCGGGTCTTCTCCGCCTCGTTGGCCATCTCGTCGTAGCGGTCGAGTCGGGCCTTGGACTTGGTCTGCCGCGCCTTGGCGTTGGAGCGGACCCACTCCAGTTCCTCGGTGAGCCGCTTCTTCATCTTGGCGTCGCGGCGGCCCTCGACGGCCAGCCGGGCCGCCTTCTTCTCCAGGTAGGTGGAGTAGTTGCCCTCGTAGCCGATGGCCCGGCCGCGGTCCAGCTCCAGGATCCAGCCGGCCACCTTGTCCAGGAAGTACCGGTCGTGGGTGATCGCCATGACGGTGCCGGCGTACTTGGCCAGGTGCTGCTCCAACCAGGAGACGCTCTCCGCGTCCAGGTGGTTGGTGGGCTCGTCGAGCAGCAGCAGGTCGGGCGCCTCCAGCAGCAGCTTGCACAGCGCCACCCGGCGGCGCTCGCCACCGGAGAGCTGGGTGACGTCGGCGTCCGGCGGCGGGCAGCGCAGCGCGTCCATCGCCAGTTCGAGCTTGGAGTCGATGTCCCACGCGTCGAGGTGGTCCAGCTCCTCCTGGAGCCGGCCCATCTCCTCCATCAGCTCGTCGGAGTAGTCGGTGGCCATCTGCTCGGCGATCTTGTTGAACCGCTCCAGCTTGGCCTTGGTCTCGGCGACCGCCTCCTCGACGTTGCCGAGCACGGTCTTGGCGTCGTTGAGCGGGGGCTCCTGGGCGAGCATGCCGACGGTGTAGCCGGGCATCAGCCGGGCCTCGCCGTTGCTCGGCTTGTCCAGCCCTGCCATGATCTTGAGGAGGCTGGACTTGCCGGCGCCGTTGGGGCCGACCACACCGATCTTGGCCCCCGGCAGGAAGCTCAGCGTCACGTTGTCGAGCACGACCTTGTCGCCGTGCGCCTTGCGCGCCTTTTCCAGGACGTAGATGTACTGGGCCACGGTGTGGGCTACCTCCGTAGGGTTGCGACTGGGATCGGCGGGCGCGGGCGCGGGCTTCGACCTCCGCCCGCCGCCGCCGGCCGGTGGCCGGCCGCACGCACGCCATCCTCAATCCTGACAGGTACGCGGCGTCGCGCCCACATCACCCCGCCCCCGAACCTCCGGACGCGTCGCGCCACCCCTGCTTCCGAGCAGGGGTATCGACAAGATCACGCCAAGGGTTGGACCATCGTGGGAAGGGTAGGTGACTCCGGCACGGGGCCCCAGAAGCCGCAGCTACGCTCAGTACGCTCATTCGCGGTTGACCCGTCAGCACCCGGAGGTGGCCGAACGTGACCGTCCGCAGCTCCTTTGTCGTAGTGGCGAACCGGCTACCCGTCGACGAGGTGAGCACCCCCGAAGGACGGCAGTGGCGTCGCAGCCCCGGGGGGCTGGTGACCGCACTGCACCCCGTCCTCGCCGAGCACCAGG is drawn from Micromonospora sp. NBC_01740 and contains these coding sequences:
- a CDS encoding YbjN domain-containing protein, with protein sequence MPWWSWRPGPANGGGDPERRSGVTVESTVRVGPPTPRQPGDDCPPTERAVIADMPATVEPVTLRRVCDALDRLDVRYLADGDGNLLAMWERHAVLVTLEGPEDEILVMRARPHATVPPDWADRAYRVVNEWNHTRRFCKAYIGDPTERGQLPIYAELQVPFGAGAHDALLVEMLDCGAAVATSFVDWLHDEGALL
- the ettA gene encoding energy-dependent translational throttle protein EttA, producing MAQYIYVLEKARKAHGDKVVLDNVTLSFLPGAKIGVVGPNGAGKSSLLKIMAGLDKPSNGEARLMPGYTVGMLAQEPPLNDAKTVLGNVEEAVAETKAKLERFNKIAEQMATDYSDELMEEMGRLQEELDHLDAWDIDSKLELAMDALRCPPPDADVTQLSGGERRRVALCKLLLEAPDLLLLDEPTNHLDAESVSWLEQHLAKYAGTVMAITHDRYFLDKVAGWILELDRGRAIGYEGNYSTYLEKKAARLAVEGRRDAKMKKRLTEELEWVRSNAKARQTKSKARLDRYDEMANEAEKTRKLDFEEIQIPPGPRLGNTVIEAQNLSKGFGDRLLIDNLSFSLPRNGIVGIIGPNGVGKTTLFKTIVGLEQPTGGEVRVGPTVSLSYVDQNRQGLDGDKSVWEVVSDGLDYLMVGKVEMPSRAYIAAFGFKGPDQQKPTKVLSGGERNRLNLALTLKIGGNVILLDEPTNDLDVETLSSLENALLEFPGCAVVISHDRMFLDRVSTHILAWEGDDEDPSRWFWFEGNFEAYEKNKIDRLGAEAARPHRVTYRKLTRD
- a CDS encoding alpha/beta hydrolase, which gives rise to MTASTFVFVPGAGSNSFTWAPMQRELALRGHRSLAVDLPGHGFGATFPAAYQAPQDLAALATAPSAMAGVGHADNVAHVLDVVRRVREHGPVILVGHSRGGLTLTGVANAAPELLDRLVYISAWCCAADTPAGYQASAENASSALNGVGGLLAANPMELGALRFNWRTADPALLATLREAILADGTDDEFHGYLNTLEPDESLDAGEERADPGTWGRVPRTYLRLTADRSMPIALQDRFIADADALTPDNPFDVWSLDVSHAAVLVRPGETAALLSSLARL
- a CDS encoding mechanosensitive ion channel family protein, with protein sequence MTAASLTPPALPAVEAPDPAPSPTCLDDALCKSVYDMTGSVWFAEGSYWILLKPLRIVMILLLAVAARWLVHRTIRRLVRTTTDAGVPTMLRPLRERIPTAAVEPGEFVPERRRQRAEAIGSVLRSLSTAFIFGIALLMILKEFSFDLAPLLASAGIAGVALGFGAQSLVKDLIAGLFMLIEDQYGVGDTVDLGEATGVVESVGLRVTTVRDGRGVLWYIRNGEIVRVGNKSQGWALVVVDLPIGFAGTEEATAVLRTAAASVAIDPDLAPEIVEAPEVLGVEQMTVDGAVIRTVVKTTADGQFAVGRELRRRLAEALENSGITAKIAAARFYPGMPVSTPRETGQGGAT
- a CDS encoding MFS transporter, which translates into the protein MEATVPDERPSPEGPATFREVFANREYGAVFTASALSWIGDYIAKAAVTLLVYEETRSVALSAAAFAVSYLPWLVGGPLLATLAERHRYRQVMVICDLVRMVLMVCIAIPGVPVPMILALLFATTLANPPSQAAKSALIPLVLTGDRLVVGLSMISSVGQAAQVVGYLAGAAIAAFNPTTALLVNAATFALSAALVRFGVADRPTAMTAAHRSHLLRETAQGFQIVFGTPVLRAIAVLVFAAMLFSVVPEGLAAAWASEHAGQLDAGAAQAIIMAANPVGFILGGLVVSRAFGPDRRLSLMRPLAVLSPLALVPALLDPPPLVVALLAAACGFAVAGMLPVANGLFVRALPDGFRARAFGVMATGVQVIQGMAVLVTGLLAERYSIPLVVGVWSAVGVLLMTLAALRWPSRSTIDAAIEAAQQGGGAAPRQAAGPASPAGAQGRPVEERSGGPAGRWAVAPARRDGGSTR
- a CDS encoding acyl-CoA thioesterase, coding for MSDRFVYHCTLRWSDLDAYGHINNSRFLTLYEEARVALMFAGGRAWGVGSFADGVVISRHEIDYLRPVEYALGRATAEAAPTVRIELWVEEIRGASFTVAYELFDGEVLASRARSVLVPFDLTRQRPRRITPEERTFLLTYAPQGGVA
- a CDS encoding globin, with the protein product MTLFEAVGGEPTFRKLVDEFYAGVADDPLLRPMYPEEDLGPAADRLTLFLMQYWGGPNTYSAQRGHPRLRMRHAPYRIGAAERDAWLLHMRRAVDRLDLPPEIATALWDYLERAAYFMVNAMEDPAGPA